A portion of the Cellulophaga algicola DSM 14237 genome contains these proteins:
- a CDS encoding DMT family transporter: MTDRLKNYLHLHFIIFIWGFTAVLGKLITIDALPLVWYRMGIAVLLIAVFIAINKFSLKIAPKQIAKMAVVGIIIALHWLTFFKAIKVSNVSIALATLSTGALFTAIIEPFIYKRKMIWYEIVFGIVVVIGLYIIFNVETEYIEGIVLALISALLAAIFSIANGKLIQSHRPSVISFYELGAGVLFITVYLAIRGDFDASFFQVSKNDWIYLFILASICTAYAFIASVRVMKVLTPYTVMLTVNLEPVYGILLAFVFLGESEKMNPLFYFGALLILSTVVANGLIKNKGKLKKRNRS; the protein is encoded by the coding sequence ATGACAGATAGGCTAAAGAATTACCTTCATTTACATTTTATTATTTTTATTTGGGGATTTACAGCGGTCTTAGGAAAGCTGATAACTATTGATGCTTTACCGCTGGTATGGTATCGAATGGGCATAGCAGTACTGCTAATCGCTGTATTTATTGCTATAAACAAGTTTTCATTAAAGATTGCACCAAAACAGATTGCTAAAATGGCTGTTGTTGGGATAATAATAGCACTGCATTGGCTTACATTTTTTAAGGCGATAAAGGTCTCTAATGTTTCTATTGCTTTAGCCACCTTATCTACCGGAGCACTATTCACAGCAATCATCGAGCCTTTTATATACAAGCGGAAAATGATCTGGTATGAGATTGTTTTTGGTATTGTGGTCGTGATTGGGTTGTACATTATTTTTAATGTAGAAACAGAATATATTGAAGGAATTGTTTTAGCCTTAATCTCTGCATTATTAGCAGCTATCTTTTCTATTGCAAATGGCAAACTCATTCAGTCGCATAGGCCTAGTGTTATCTCTTTTTATGAACTTGGGGCAGGAGTCTTGTTTATTACGGTTTATTTAGCAATTCGTGGCGATTTTGATGCCAGTTTTTTTCAAGTATCTAAGAATGATTGGATCTACCTTTTTATTCTAGCCTCTATATGTACCGCATATGCATTCATAGCATCTGTGCGTGTTATGAAAGTGCTAACGCCTTATACCGTAATGCTTACCGTAAACCTAGAGCCTGTATATGGAATTCTGCTTGCCTTTGTCTTTTTAGGGGAGAGTGAAAAAATGAATCCGCTATTTTATTTTGGAGCATTACTGATTTTGAGCACAGTAGTCGCAAACGGATTAATAAAAAATAAAGGAAAATTAAAAAAACGAAATAGGAGTTAG
- a CDS encoding RNA-binding S4 domain-containing protein, whose translation MRIDKYLWCIRYFKTRNIGTEACKKGHVKLNGAAAKPSKDVLPMDKIIVRKNQINYELTVLDVPPNRVGAKLVDMYRKDTTPAAAFENNELLKYSKDYYRKKGTGRPTKKDRRDIDGYIDDTSETKNNEE comes from the coding sequence ATGCGTATAGATAAATACCTATGGTGTATTAGATACTTTAAGACCAGAAATATAGGAACAGAGGCTTGTAAAAAAGGCCATGTTAAACTCAATGGCGCTGCAGCAAAACCATCTAAAGATGTTTTACCGATGGATAAAATAATTGTACGCAAAAACCAAATTAACTATGAGCTTACCGTTTTAGACGTTCCTCCAAACAGAGTTGGCGCTAAACTGGTTGATATGTACCGGAAAGATACCACGCCCGCTGCTGCTTTTGAAAACAATGAACTACTTAAGTATTCTAAAGATTACTATAGAAAGAAAGGAACAGGAAGACCTACTAAAAAAGACAGAAGAGATATTGATGGATATATTGATGATACTTCTGAAACTAAAAATAATGAAGAATAA
- the tgt gene encoding tRNA guanosine(34) transglycosylase Tgt translates to MKFTLKYTDPHSKARAGEMITDHGKIETPIFMPVGTVASVKGVHQKELKEEINPDIILGNTYHLYLRPKTQILEKAGGLHKFMGWDRNILTDSGGYQVYSLSDNRKIKEEGVKFKSHIDGSYHTFTPESVMEVQRIIGADIIMAFDECTPYPCDYKYAQRSMHMTHRWLERCIKHLEKLPYKYDYSQSFFPIVQGSTYKDLRRQSAEYIAGVGAEGNAIGGLSVGEPADEMYAMTEVVCEILPEDKPRYLMGVGTPINILENIALGIDMFDCVMPTRNARNGMLFTAHGTINIKNKKWEDDFSPVDEMAITFVDTEYSKAYLRHLFAANEYLGKQIATIHNLGFYLWLTREARKHILAGDFTEWKNKMVKQMDKRL, encoded by the coding sequence TTGAAATTTACACTAAAGTATACCGATCCACATAGTAAAGCTAGAGCAGGAGAAATGATCACTGATCATGGGAAAATTGAAACTCCAATTTTTATGCCTGTTGGTACTGTTGCCTCTGTAAAAGGAGTGCATCAGAAAGAGCTTAAAGAAGAAATAAACCCAGATATTATTTTAGGGAATACCTATCATTTATACTTGCGTCCTAAGACTCAAATTTTAGAAAAAGCAGGTGGACTCCATAAATTTATGGGCTGGGATAGAAATATCTTAACCGATAGTGGAGGGTATCAAGTATACTCCTTATCTGATAATAGAAAGATAAAAGAAGAAGGCGTAAAGTTTAAATCACACATAGATGGTTCGTACCATACGTTTACTCCAGAAAGTGTAATGGAAGTTCAGCGTATCATAGGAGCAGATATTATCATGGCATTTGATGAGTGTACACCTTACCCTTGTGATTATAAATATGCCCAACGTTCCATGCATATGACCCACCGTTGGTTAGAACGTTGTATTAAGCATTTAGAGAAGCTTCCTTATAAGTATGATTATAGTCAATCTTTTTTTCCGATTGTACAAGGATCAACCTATAAAGATTTAAGACGTCAATCTGCAGAATATATTGCAGGAGTTGGGGCAGAAGGGAATGCTATTGGCGGTTTATCTGTAGGGGAGCCAGCAGATGAAATGTATGCCATGACCGAAGTGGTTTGTGAAATATTACCAGAAGACAAGCCAAGGTATTTAATGGGGGTAGGAACGCCTATAAATATATTGGAAAATATAGCTTTAGGAATTGATATGTTCGATTGCGTAATGCCAACGCGTAATGCTAGAAACGGAATGTTGTTTACAGCACACGGAACTATTAATATAAAGAATAAAAAATGGGAGGATGATTTTTCTCCGGTAGATGAAATGGCAATAACATTTGTAGATACAGAATATTCAAAGGCATATTTACGTCATTTATTTGCGGCCAATGAATATCTAGGGAAACAAATTGCTACCATTCATAATTTAGGATTCTATTTATGGTTAACTCGTGAAGCAAGAAAACATATCTTAGCAGGAGATTTTACCGAATGGAAAAACAAAATGGTAAAACAAATGGATAAAAGACTATAG
- a CDS encoding shikimate kinase has translation MKIVLIGYMGSGKTTIGKLLSKKLNINFIDLDAYIESKLNASVSDIFKERGELYFRKMEHTYVQELMEEKKSFILSTGGGTPCYADNLGLIQTHTKHDFYLKLTIPNLVKRLIIGKESRPLVQNIAETDLPEFIGKHLFERNNFYMQANTITVCDDKTPEEIVAEIMQQLK, from the coding sequence ATGAAAATAGTACTTATTGGTTACATGGGTAGTGGGAAAACAACCATTGGAAAATTGCTTTCTAAGAAATTGAATATCAATTTTATAGACTTAGATGCGTATATAGAATCTAAACTAAATGCAAGTGTTTCTGATATTTTTAAAGAGCGTGGAGAGCTCTATTTTCGGAAAATGGAGCATACATATGTTCAAGAACTAATGGAAGAAAAAAAATCATTTATTTTATCTACAGGAGGAGGAACACCTTGTTATGCGGATAATTTAGGTTTGATTCAGACGCATACAAAACACGATTTTTACTTGAAATTAACTATTCCTAATTTAGTAAAACGTTTAATTATCGGAAAAGAAAGCCGACCGTTGGTTCAGAATATTGCAGAAACCGATTTACCGGAATTTATCGGTAAGCATTTATTTGAAAGGAATAATTTTTATATGCAAGCCAATACAATCACAGTTTGCGACGATAAAACTCCTGAAGAAATTGTAGCCGAAATTATGCAACAACTAAAGTAA
- a CDS encoding helix-turn-helix domain-containing protein, with product MFKSISFFTLFLIVTFFNCSLFLNAQTTFVLDDVAPSGIDEPTYYLSGSFNEWEPGNTRYKFEKKQDGKYYTKPLVFEDATIMFLVTRGSWETVEVEGDGLPVLTRKISFAQPIDSLHLKISGWADIEGRAISAKKITVKVTEIPKSTPPDAPIYIAGNFNGWVPGDKRYKLLKADDGSYHIDVPLYYPRLAYKFTRGNWYTVEGKAYGRPRNDRFKLISNETLNEPLIEQISYWEDQSSGLFNPYTLILILAGIQGIFLIFIINSYDNNNRIANRVLSVLLLLLAIILLTRVSLYDRDIYNSYPRLSLFQDLVYFLYAPIFFIYIKKLLKIPSNPKAPNHWWYFVPFMVQVIVYLLFFFEPLHQFIDRAVSRFYPSEIYITIGGIALLFNIWFWFKIRQVIKNYLKNIENTYSYDQDINYLNTIMLLKGGCLLLWVLIFIVGGYGYIMTNSLSTLTLFLVDSIWILFSLTVFLLGYYAIKQPAIFKIHEVKEVIPKANTNDNEFLQLKEKLIQCMEIEKVFLDPALSLPELAQKLQTNVHLLSRTINDGFDKNFRDYVNEYRVTTFIEKVNKEGYRNHTFLGIALDVGFNSKSSFNRSFKKITGKTPREYFKA from the coding sequence ATGTTTAAAAGTATAAGTTTTTTTACGTTATTTTTAATAGTAACATTTTTCAATTGCTCCTTATTTCTGAATGCGCAAACTACATTTGTATTAGACGATGTAGCTCCAAGCGGCATTGATGAGCCTACCTACTATCTTTCTGGCAGTTTTAATGAATGGGAGCCGGGAAACACTCGATACAAATTTGAAAAAAAACAAGACGGAAAATATTACACCAAACCGCTAGTTTTTGAGGATGCCACCATAATGTTTCTGGTGACTCGTGGAAGCTGGGAGACAGTAGAAGTAGAAGGTGACGGATTGCCAGTGCTCACTAGAAAAATATCATTCGCACAACCTATAGATTCGCTACATTTAAAAATTTCGGGTTGGGCAGATATAGAAGGGCGTGCTATTAGCGCAAAAAAGATAACCGTTAAAGTAACTGAGATACCCAAATCTACACCACCAGATGCCCCTATCTACATTGCGGGTAATTTTAATGGATGGGTTCCAGGAGATAAACGGTATAAATTGCTAAAGGCTGATGATGGTTCTTACCACATTGATGTACCCTTGTATTATCCAAGACTAGCCTATAAATTCACACGGGGTAATTGGTATACGGTAGAAGGTAAAGCTTATGGTAGACCAAGAAATGATCGTTTTAAATTAATATCAAATGAAACTTTAAATGAACCCTTAATAGAACAGATATCGTATTGGGAAGATCAATCTTCAGGATTGTTTAATCCGTATACTTTAATCCTTATACTTGCGGGTATTCAGGGTATATTTTTGATTTTCATTATCAATTCTTATGACAATAACAACCGGATAGCGAACCGCGTTTTAAGTGTTTTACTATTATTATTAGCCATTATATTGCTTACTAGAGTGTCTTTATATGATCGAGATATCTATAATAGTTATCCACGCCTCTCACTATTCCAAGATTTGGTGTATTTCTTGTACGCGCCTATATTTTTTATCTATATCAAAAAATTATTGAAAATACCTTCAAATCCTAAAGCACCAAATCATTGGTGGTACTTTGTACCCTTTATGGTTCAGGTGATTGTATATCTATTATTTTTCTTTGAGCCATTACACCAATTTATTGATAGAGCTGTTTCTCGTTTTTATCCATCAGAGATCTATATTACTATAGGAGGTATTGCCCTATTGTTTAATATTTGGTTCTGGTTTAAAATTAGACAGGTCATAAAAAACTATTTAAAAAATATAGAAAACACCTATTCTTATGATCAGGATATAAATTACTTAAATACTATTATGCTCTTAAAAGGGGGCTGCCTATTGCTATGGGTGCTTATATTTATTGTAGGTGGTTATGGGTATATTATGACGAACAGTTTAAGTACCCTAACCTTATTTCTTGTAGATAGTATTTGGATTTTATTTTCCTTAACTGTTTTTTTATTAGGGTATTATGCCATTAAGCAACCAGCAATTTTTAAAATTCATGAAGTAAAGGAAGTAATTCCTAAGGCAAACACGAACGATAACGAATTTCTTCAATTAAAGGAGAAGCTCATACAGTGTATGGAAATAGAAAAAGTATTTTTAGACCCTGCGCTTAGTCTTCCTGAGCTCGCACAGAAATTACAGACGAATGTGCATTTACTTTCAAGAACTATCAATGATGGATTTGATAAGAATTTTAGAGATTATGTTAATGAATATAGGGTAACCACCTTTATAGAAAAAGTAAATAAAGAAGGATACAGAAATCACACTTTCTTAGGTATAGCCTTAGATGTTGGCTTTAATTCAAAATCGTCTTTCAATAGATCGTTTAAAAAAATTACAGGTAAGACACCACGAGAGTATTTTAAAGCATAG
- a CDS encoding LptF/LptG family permease, with the protein MTILDKYILKRYLVTFSVMLLLFIPIGIMVHLSEQYNKMQDNEAPLNEILMYLGNFSIYIGSMLLPIFLFLSVIFFTSKLAGNTEIVAMLSSGISYGRFLRPYLMGAVIVAAFMLLMGMFIVPNASKGFNEFKFKYLKKGKQDRVTENIFNQLNANDFIYVSRFDPTRDIGYNFSMEHFNKDNVLEYKLSAANIRWIEADSIYRLTSYVKRTLKGDTEILETKRRLDTVFPFKINDLTPVSYVAETKNLFELNEFIANEKRKGASNINTYILVKYKRWTMPITAFILTLIAVAVSSQKRRGGMGVNLAFGILVAFVYIFFDRVFGTLAEQSGFSPLLAVIVPNVLFGFLAFYLLQKAKR; encoded by the coding sequence TTGACCATTTTAGATAAATACATATTAAAGCGTTATTTAGTAACATTTTCTGTAATGTTATTATTATTTATCCCAATCGGGATAATGGTACACTTATCTGAGCAATACAATAAAATGCAAGATAATGAGGCGCCATTAAACGAGATATTAATGTATCTAGGTAATTTTTCTATCTATATAGGGAGCATGCTACTACCTATTTTTCTATTTCTTTCTGTCATCTTTTTTACGTCAAAACTAGCAGGTAATACTGAAATTGTAGCCATGCTAAGTTCTGGTATTTCCTATGGTCGTTTTCTTAGACCTTATCTTATGGGTGCGGTTATTGTGGCTGCGTTTATGCTTTTAATGGGCATGTTTATTGTACCTAATGCAAGTAAGGGGTTTAATGAATTTAAGTTCAAGTACTTAAAAAAAGGTAAACAAGACCGGGTTACCGAAAATATTTTTAATCAATTGAATGCTAATGATTTTATTTATGTAAGTAGATTTGATCCCACTAGAGATATAGGATACAATTTTTCCATGGAGCATTTTAATAAAGATAACGTATTAGAATACAAGCTGTCAGCGGCAAATATTAGGTGGATAGAAGCAGATTCTATTTACAGACTTACGTCTTATGTGAAAAGAACTCTAAAGGGTGATACTGAGATTCTAGAGACTAAAAGAAGGTTAGATACCGTATTTCCATTTAAAATAAATGATTTAACACCTGTGTCTTATGTAGCGGAGACTAAAAATTTATTCGAGTTGAATGAGTTTATAGCTAATGAGAAACGTAAGGGAGCATCAAACATTAATACCTATATATTGGTTAAATATAAGCGTTGGACTATGCCAATAACTGCGTTTATATTAACGCTTATTGCAGTAGCAGTATCTTCTCAAAAGCGTAGAGGGGGTATGGGGGTAAATTTAGCTTTCGGTATTTTGGTAGCCTTTGTTTATATATTTTTTGATCGTGTTTTTGGTACTTTGGCAGAGCAGTCTGGTTTTTCACCATTGTTAGCGGTAATTGTACCCAATGTTTTATTCGGTTTTCTAGCATTTTATTTATTGCAAAAAGCCAAAAGATAA
- a CDS encoding FKBP-type peptidyl-prolyl cis-trans isomerase encodes MNIKSIFYFLAITLIFISCKKDDDAIVVAPPTDLSEIIVDDEAALQAYFLTHFYNYEDFENPAEDFDYEIVIDTISGGNSTKTSLLDSEGFGFKTVTVKSENVGITEGDEEIDHKLYYLIARQGSGPSPTFADSTFVRYQGELLDGTIFDSSTAPIWFNLPSLVTGFSQGITAFKAGEQGFVNEDGTVEVANYGIGLIFMPSALAYYSAPQTNIPAYSPIFFKIDLLAVNQTDHDNDGIPSYLEDVDGDGRLNNDNTDSVDEEKAFVFIPNYLDPDDDGDNTPTSEEIDIVNGEVVFRDTDNDGIPDHLDPDTK; translated from the coding sequence ATGAACATCAAAAGTATATTTTATTTTTTAGCAATTACCTTAATTTTCATTTCTTGTAAGAAAGATGATGATGCTATCGTTGTTGCTCCACCAACAGATCTTAGTGAGATAATTGTAGATGATGAAGCAGCACTTCAGGCCTATTTTTTAACGCATTTTTATAACTACGAAGATTTTGAAAATCCTGCGGAAGATTTTGATTACGAAATAGTAATTGATACAATTTCAGGAGGTAACAGTACTAAGACGTCATTACTAGATAGTGAAGGTTTTGGTTTTAAGACGGTTACTGTAAAGTCTGAAAATGTCGGAATTACAGAGGGTGATGAAGAAATAGATCATAAGTTGTATTATTTAATTGCTAGACAAGGATCGGGTCCATCTCCTACTTTTGCAGATTCTACCTTTGTAAGGTATCAAGGAGAGCTGCTAGATGGGACTATTTTTGATTCTTCTACGGCACCAATTTGGTTCAATTTACCAAGTTTAGTTACTGGTTTTTCTCAAGGTATTACAGCATTTAAAGCTGGGGAGCAAGGTTTTGTAAATGAAGATGGTACTGTCGAGGTCGCTAATTATGGTATTGGTTTAATTTTTATGCCTTCAGCGCTTGCTTATTATTCAGCTCCACAAACGAACATACCAGCATATTCTCCAATCTTTTTTAAGATTGATCTCTTAGCGGTTAATCAGACAGATCATGATAATGATGGTATCCCATCGTATTTAGAAGATGTAGATGGAGATGGTAGGTTAAATAATGACAATACAGATTCAGTAGATGAAGAAAAAGCTTTTGTGTTTATACCCAATTATTTAGATCCAGATGACGACGGTGATAATACGCCAACCAGTGAAGAAATAGATATTGTAAATGGTGAAGTTGTTTTTAGAGATACTGATAATGACGGTATTCCAGATCACTTAGATCCTGATACAAAATAA
- a CDS encoding outer membrane beta-barrel protein: MKKTILTAILALIGGIAMAQTEPGFGIKAGLNYGANGDYFDAAEDAYKNPDGNVGYHVGVFGKFGDKIYFRPELVYTKTKSDYENNSLDMSKLDAPLLVGFNVIGPLTVFAGPSLQYILDTDYDGITFGDVKNDFTVGLNIGAGVNLGKIGIDLRYERGFSKNEITAINNNNILSADRIDTRPDQIILSLSLKI, translated from the coding sequence ATGAAAAAAACAATTTTAACAGCAATACTGGCCTTGATAGGCGGTATAGCAATGGCACAAACAGAGCCTGGTTTTGGAATTAAAGCAGGTCTAAACTATGGCGCTAATGGCGATTATTTCGATGCTGCAGAAGATGCATACAAAAACCCAGACGGCAACGTTGGCTACCATGTGGGTGTTTTTGGGAAATTTGGAGACAAAATTTATTTTAGACCAGAACTAGTCTACACCAAAACAAAGTCTGATTATGAAAATAATAGTTTGGACATGTCTAAGCTAGATGCACCGCTATTAGTAGGATTTAATGTTATTGGCCCCTTAACCGTATTTGCTGGCCCATCATTACAATATATACTAGATACCGATTATGATGGCATCACCTTTGGAGATGTTAAAAATGATTTTACTGTTGGCCTTAACATAGGCGCAGGTGTTAATCTAGGAAAGATTGGTATTGATCTACGTTACGAACGTGGTTTTTCTAAAAATGAAATAACTGCTATCAACAATAACAATATATTAAGTGCAGATAGAATAGATACGAGACCAGATCAAATAATCTTGAGTCTATCTTTAAAGATCTAA
- a CDS encoding phosphoribosyltransferase family protein has protein sequence MPHQILSHKEIQYKINRIAYQIYEANVDEKEIIIAGIEGGGLNFAKKIVKVLKEITTADINICKVSMDKKNPLQSGVSTSIKEIDYANKSVVLVDDVLNSGTTLIYGVHHFLRVPLKQLKTAVLVNRNHKKYPVKADYKGISLSTSLHEQIQVEFKTNSDKVYLL, from the coding sequence ATGCCACATCAAATTTTATCTCATAAAGAAATCCAATACAAGATTAATAGGATTGCCTATCAAATCTATGAAGCTAATGTCGATGAAAAAGAAATTATCATTGCTGGAATAGAAGGTGGCGGATTAAATTTTGCAAAAAAAATTGTAAAGGTTTTAAAAGAAATTACTACAGCAGATATAAACATTTGTAAAGTTAGCATGGATAAAAAAAATCCTTTGCAATCTGGTGTATCTACCTCTATTAAAGAAATAGACTATGCTAACAAATCTGTTGTTTTGGTAGATGATGTTTTGAACTCTGGAACAACACTCATCTATGGCGTTCATCATTTTTTACGCGTACCCCTAAAACAATTAAAGACAGCAGTACTCGTAAATAGAAACCATAAAAAATACCCCGTCAAGGCAGATTACAAAGGAATATCGCTATCAACTTCTTTACACGAGCAGATACAAGTAGAATTTAAAACCAATAGCGATAAAGTGTACTTACTTTAG
- a CDS encoding glycoside hydrolase family 13 protein, whose product MLRFTLFLFTFFVVTSQSLYSQNRIERMEPPNWWVGMVSEDLEIMVYGKNIGLCEIRLEKYDGVVLKEVKKVQNSNYVFISLTIAPQTVPGNLVFTLNSEKEAQVDFTYPLLKREGNKQHTVGFSSADMVYLITPDRFANGNTSNDNVNGFADKVNRKDKGGRHGGDIQGIINHLGYLSDMGFTSLWINPTLENAMPKNSYHGYAITDFYKVDPRFGSNELYKVMVKKAKEKGLTVIMDMVANHIGLKHWWMKDLPSQDWINQWPEYTETNHRKSIILDPYAAAVDRKTFFDGWFVPTMPDLNQKNQELATYLIQNAIWWIEYSGISGIRMDTYPYPDMEFMNDWSKAISEEYPLFTIVGEEWSTNPNQVAYWQQGKKNYNNYESHLKSVMDFPLQSALVNSLNSEKTWASSWIELYETLAQDYVYADPNQLMIFSDNHDMSRMYTQLNEDFDLYKLALVYLATTRGIPQLYYGTEILMTNPGTDDHGIIRSDFPGGWENDAISAFTGLGLSLKQKEAQEFVKKLLNWRKGAAVVHDGALKHFAPKNKEEVYVLFRYNDQKKIMVVLNKNTKSVRVDLSTYKEVLGEELIGTDILSDVKIKEASELTIKARSAMIIAVE is encoded by the coding sequence ATGCTTCGTTTTACCTTGTTCCTATTCACATTTTTTGTGGTTACTTCTCAATCACTATATTCTCAAAATCGTATAGAACGTATGGAGCCTCCAAATTGGTGGGTAGGTATGGTTTCAGAAGATCTTGAAATCATGGTCTATGGCAAAAATATTGGCTTGTGTGAAATTCGTTTGGAAAAGTATGACGGTGTGGTTTTAAAAGAGGTAAAGAAGGTACAGAATAGTAATTATGTGTTTATTAGCTTGACCATAGCGCCTCAAACGGTACCCGGAAATTTAGTATTTACTCTAAACAGCGAAAAAGAAGCGCAAGTAGATTTTACCTATCCATTATTGAAAAGAGAAGGAAATAAACAGCATACGGTTGGTTTCTCATCTGCTGATATGGTCTATTTAATTACTCCGGATAGGTTTGCTAATGGAAACACTTCGAATGATAATGTAAATGGCTTTGCAGATAAAGTAAATAGGAAAGACAAAGGGGGTAGACATGGAGGAGATATTCAGGGGATAATTAATCACTTGGGGTATCTATCAGATATGGGATTCACATCGCTTTGGATTAACCCAACGCTAGAGAACGCCATGCCAAAGAATAGCTATCATGGGTATGCTATTACAGATTTTTATAAGGTAGATCCAAGGTTTGGATCTAATGAGCTTTATAAGGTTATGGTTAAAAAAGCTAAGGAGAAAGGTTTGACTGTAATTATGGATATGGTAGCTAATCATATTGGTCTAAAACATTGGTGGATGAAAGATTTGCCATCACAAGATTGGATTAATCAATGGCCAGAATATACTGAAACCAACCATAGAAAATCTATCATTTTAGATCCTTATGCCGCAGCGGTAGATAGGAAAACGTTTTTTGATGGATGGTTTGTACCTACCATGCCAGATTTGAATCAAAAAAATCAAGAATTAGCAACTTACTTAATTCAGAATGCAATCTGGTGGATAGAATACTCTGGAATATCGGGTATTAGAATGGATACTTATCCCTATCCGGATATGGAATTTATGAATGATTGGTCTAAAGCAATTTCCGAAGAATATCCATTGTTTACTATCGTAGGAGAAGAATGGTCTACAAATCCTAATCAGGTTGCGTATTGGCAACAGGGAAAGAAAAATTATAATAATTATGAATCGCACTTAAAGAGTGTTATGGATTTTCCTTTACAAAGTGCCTTAGTAAATTCTTTGAATAGTGAAAAAACATGGGCTTCATCTTGGATAGAGCTTTATGAAACTTTGGCTCAGGACTACGTGTATGCAGACCCAAATCAATTAATGATTTTTTCTGATAATCATGATATGAGTAGAATGTATACCCAGCTCAATGAAGATTTTGATCTTTATAAATTGGCTTTAGTATACCTAGCTACTACACGCGGTATTCCACAACTATATTATGGTACCGAAATTTTGATGACCAATCCAGGAACAGATGATCACGGAATTATACGTTCAGATTTTCCAGGGGGTTGGGAAAATGATGCTATAAGTGCCTTTACAGGACTTGGTTTGTCATTAAAGCAGAAAGAAGCTCAAGAGTTTGTAAAGAAGCTGCTAAATTGGCGCAAAGGCGCAGCGGTAGTTCATGATGGAGCCTTAAAACATTTCGCTCCAAAAAATAAGGAGGAGGTATACGTGTTATTTAGATACAACGATCAAAAGAAAATTATGGTAGTCCTAAATAAAAATACCAAAAGTGTACGAGTGGACCTATCTACTTATAAAGAAGTTCTAGGAGAGGAATTAATAGGGACAGACATCTTAAGTGATGTTAAAATTAAGGAGGCATCTGAGTTGACGATAAAGGCGAGAAGTGCCATGATTATAGCGGTAGAATAA